In the genome of Aedes aegypti strain LVP_AGWG chromosome 2, AaegL5.0 Primary Assembly, whole genome shotgun sequence, the window AACGCTACCCTGCCGTTGAAGCCTCATTTGCTGATTGGCAAAGACAGGATTTCCAAAGTTAGGTCCGGCGCCAGCGTTGGGTTGGGATGGACTCGGAGGTCCTGGGAACCCGCTACCATCCACCGTGCTACCGAACGAGCCCTGTCGTGGCGTTCCTGGTGAGTTGAGCGATCGTTGTCGCTGGGGTGCTACGAATTGTCGGTTGGCTGCGGCTGCAGGATTGAAACCGGGCACCGTCTAGGACAAGAGTTTGGAATAAGTTTTGATTGAGTGGGGAGCAGATTGTGGGCACCTACCGATAGTTGAGCATTGAGCATTGGGTTTTGCTGTTGAATGGAGAGGCGGGCGTTTTGTTGCcactgctgttgctgctgttgttggAGAGCAGCAGCATTGGCCTGTGGCAGCTGTTGAGAAGTGTTGAACGGAGGTTGTCGAGGGGATAGTTGCTGATTGCCTGGATTGCCTTGCTGAAACCCAGCGGCTGCGAccagctgttgctgctgctgaggTGACATCCGATGGCCCGGATTGTTGTTGAAGGGATTTCCTTGGAATCCTGCTGAGTTGGATGTGGTTTGATGTTTGGCGGGGAAATTCTGGCGGGTTGTACAATGGAACATACCTGTCTGCTGAGGACTGAGTTGTGTTCGCTGATTTGGGCTCAGCTGTTGTTGCATCAATTGGCTAGGCGAGAATCCAGGACTAAGCTGCGAGTCGGGTACTACGCTATTGGCTCGAGTGAGCGAAACGTTTGGCGCCACGGTATTGTTCAGTAACGATTCGATATTCTGCATACCTGGAGTTAATCCCACTGTAAATAAGTGGTAAGGGTTCAAATCATGAAACATGTCTACGGAAGCAGAATGACTATGAAAAAAAGGGGAACAACTGTGAAGTTACTTACGGTTAAGATCGGCGTTTGCTGTGGCATTTACCGGGACTACCATCTGTTGCTGTTTTTGCTGTTGGAGCAACCGCTGTCGCTGTTGTTCCTGCATACGCTCACGTTGCTGCTGTTGATGGGACAGCTTTTGCATAGCTATAGCACTTGGACTCGGAGCGCCATTTCCGAGCTGGCCTACGCCTGGTCCTCCTGGTCCAGACATGCGTAGTCGAGGTTGGTAGACAGGTGGGGGCGTGAAATTGGGATTTGGTGTTGTCGGGGTGCCTGGAGTTTGTTGTGACATCTGACCTGCCGGTGAGCCAACAGATCCCATTCCATGCATTGGATATGCTGGAGGACTACCGCTGTACTGCATGGGAGAGGTGACATTTTCTATTTCTCGCATCAGAGATTTCTGAATTGCATTTATTGCCAGCTTTTCTTGGATGTCTTGCTGACTTGCTTGGGATGGAGCTGTGGATGTCGATGGATCCATGGAACCTAGGAAACTAGTGAGTTCGCTATCGGCAAAGCTGACGTCGGGTGCTATGTCGATAACATGGTTAAGTATTTCGTTGAGCTCTGGATCCCATTCGGGTGTGGCATGGCTAGTGGTGGAAGTAGCTGTCGATGGCGTTGCAAACGGGCCACTGCCAACGGAGCCAATGCCCGAGTCTTGGATAGCTGCAGCGTAGTTCTGTTGGCGCTGCTGGGCGGCGATCAGCTGCTGCTGAAGCAGGGCCTGTTGTTGCTGCTGGTGGCTGAGGTAGATATCGGATGAAGTAGGTGGCTGTTGCGATGGTGAAGGCATAGCTGATTTGCGCatctgctgttgctgctgcatcCGCAGATGTTGTACATGCTTCAGATTATTGTTACTAGTGGTAAGGTTGTTGTTGTTCAGGGTTTGGTTCGGGGCCGTCGAGCTCGTAACGCTACCCATCTGGCGTGAGATGTTCGAGGTGGGTATGTCGGGGATAATTCGAAGTGACGAGTGACCTGCCAGCATCTGTGTCGGGGCTTTGGCCGGGTTGGCCAATAGCGAGGCCAGCATTTTGTTCTTCTCACGCAACTTGGACGGTTTATCATCGGATCGTTTGGCTGCGGCTCCCTCGTCCGGTTCGGTCGAGGATCGCTTCCGATCGTTACGCTGCACTTGAAGCATCTGAAGCAGCTCTTCGTCTTTCAGCGGGGCCTGGTGCGGCTTGGGTTCATCCTGAAAACGACAAACGGTTAGTTGACGGTGGCTTGAATATTGGGTTGATGGGAGGTTTTTCATACTTTGACCTTCTGAAGCTGCCTAAGAAGTTCACTCGGCCGATTCCGCGCATccgcatcgtcatcgtcacttttATCGTTGAGTAGCTAAGAATGAGAAATTAATTTTTAGGTTAGTCAAGGAAGTTCAACTACCGTTTCCGTCACTCAGTCAGTTAAATGAAGCAAGGTCGGTAAAATAGACTTTTCACAAAACGAAAACTAGTAAACAAGTGCTggcatacaaaattcaaaaatggagTTGGTAAAGAAGTGATAACTTCATTCAAAACACTATGAGAAAGTGGCTATTCAGTTAtgtgaaaaagtaaaaaaagaaAGAGAATAATAAAACCGAAAAAATGAAATGCAAAATGAGTATAAATAAAAAGGAAAATAGATAGAGCGACAGCCTACCTGCAATAGCATATTATTGCTACCAGACTTGTGTTCGGTGCTTGGCCGGGCGCCCCCTAAGCCAGCACTGACAACACCACCACCAACACCACCGCCACCAACAGCGCCACCTTGCGACTGATGGGCTCTAACTGACTGAGGTAAACGTTGTGAAAGAGTTGTGGTACTTAATTTATTTCCATTACTATCCTTATCTTCTTCGGAATTTAGCAAGCCCTACAAGTATACGAGAACGGTTCGGAATGGTGGGTACTTGGATGGCGAATTGGGTTGTTTGCTTAAGGTCAAATGTGGTGGTTTTTTGTTCGTTGTTCAAAAGTGAAAATGAAACTTTACTCGTGATGAAATTTACGAGCTTAGAGCAATGCTGAAGAAGAGTAGGGATAGAAGAAAAGTGTCGGATGTTAACCCTTGGTCGGTCGGGATCAAATCATGTTTCATTAACTGGATGATGGATTGATTATTTAGCTCTTAAAAggtaatagggcgatattcaaaactgaaaaggcaatagacgGCTCTTTTACAGTCGTAGTAAGCAAAAAAGGACCAtggaaaatgaattaaaaacaaagatatctattcacattacgcttgatttctaatcactactttttctaTACACTTTTCTAATTGCTATTAATTaacgtttttctttattttccatacgttttgacagccctcgactaccattcttccatgcgcttgtgttggaagtttgagaaatttgagaatccagcgtagcgcgatcagtgagtagAATACAAACATcggtgtcgccgctcggcgaccagtgagagaaactaaatgttcgaaaggttgatGTCTGTACTTTTGcagctggcgccaactgttagcgattatGAACGagataaacagtcgttaccctattcaaATCAGACTATGTTCATATCTATATTGACTCAAATACAACTGTTTTTGAAGTACAGTTAACCCCCAATTTAGAACATTAATTGATACCGCATAGTAGGAAACTGCGGGGCGTCCAACACAGCTCTGATATTCACAAGTTACTACCTCaggcttccacgggtcaaacgatgacaaagaccgccagctaagcgttgcgtacttagctggcaGTGCAgtctgggcactgttgtccttctgacatcagctagattgaAAATGTACGTCTCGAGCATCTGTTCCTCAGGAGgtgcgtctgttctggtatccagcggctgagtgaGAAATGCTGTATGCTCAGCTAGATCCAAGGTAGTAGCCCCATCAGTGCGATCGTCCTAGTGCTAGTTAGGACGTTAAACAGAGCTAgcacgatggcgctccggctagtcaggagtgttggcgtaggcccaataagccaaccgtaaaaatccTTATTGCGAATAACAAAGGAGATATTACGActcggaacaatcggcaaagacccacgcgacgaaataaggattacgattggaaacttggaacattgaactgcaagtcacttggtttcgcaggttACGACGCAGGTTGATCTATGACGAACTATATTCCCGTCTCTTCAATATCGTAGTGCTGCAGAAACGTTGTTGGACGGGACAGAAGGTGTGAAGAAGCGGAatcgagcggctaccttctacTAAAGCTATGACAATACAAATGAACTAGGAACTGGTTACATAGTATGTTGGGAAaacgcgttatcgggtggcagcCGCAAAGATGTGCCAGATGAGAATAAAAGGCCGTTCCTTCAACTACAGCATTATCAACGTACAATGTCCACACAAAGGGATCCCCGACGACGAAAAGGAGATGTTTTACGCGCAGCTAGAGCAGATATATGACGGATGCTCGTCGCGTAACATGAAAATCGTTGTTGTTGACATGAACGCACATGTAGGACGAGAGAAGATGCACAGACCGGTGATCAAGCGGAACTTAGCAGTCTCTCGTGGTATGGTAGCccgaagcaccttcttcccccgcaaaagatatccataaggccacctggagatcacccgataaTCAAACCGAATAGCCAAATTCTTCTCTGACATCACCAATGTTTGCACATACCGCAGTGCGCATACCTATTCAGATCATTACCTAGCTGCTGTATGAATGCGCTACAAAACTTTCGACGTTGACCAATTCGCGTCGAAGCCGAACGCCGCGGATCAACATCGAGTggctacgggactcagaagtagcccaagatTACGCGCAGCAGTGGAAAGTGACCCTACCTACGGtggcgccgccactcttgaagatggctggagaCATATACgatccgccataggtagcaCAACAGCAGCACTACGTTcagcggccccgaatcagagaaacgactggtacgacggcgaatgcgagcagttgaagaatgaggAGAATGCAGCAAGGGCGAGAATACTccgcacgagagcgaacgaggcacgATATAAACAGGCGACAAACAGGCAAAACTTGATCTTCCGGAGAAAGAAGCGACAGCAAGAAGGACGAGATCGCAAAGCGATGGGagagctgttccgcgctaaagacacacggaagttctaggagaagctaaaccgttcgcgcaaaggcttcgtgccgcaagCCGACATGTCCAGAGACTGTGACGGAAATtttctcacgaacgaacgtgaggtgctCGAAAGGTagcggcagcactacgacgtTACAGTTCCCGTAACGTAGATAGATCACCTTTACGTGGTGCGTTATGAAGTAAGATCAACCGGGGCAGCTGGAACGAAAGTTCAGGGGCTTAACGAACCCCCCCCCAGGGGCTCTGCGAGCTGTtgagttgcccaggatgtgtGGAGTTcacagtgggctctgatgaaccttcataaaaaccacatAATACCGAATGCGACTCTGTCATAGTGATCGTTGCCGCTTAAAGTACCAAAGCACCCTAccccaaactaacaggagtgccaaccggcacatcaggattgatgccagtaagatcctgattatggcataccGGGTGCGATAaaaacggacaaggcatggaacttcgagtaggagtgcttcgagcacattaggaccaacgccagtacgcccccaattatgtatacttGCAGCGCACGACTAAGGAtaagtaacggtatatgtactggataatatgcgtTGACATTTTACTCCgttagtagggtcgggtgacactggcccgaaacggtGAGTGGGctaatggcgcaggctgcctCCGTCCCGTAAAACCAGTAAGCAGGCCTTAGaatacgttccaaatccgtcgcctggttgttccaactgggcgggagtaggctcagatgccataaCCTGACTTGcaccgatccggctctgaacatagtccccataaaggactatgtcaaccctttCATGCCCTGCTTGcgtagataaccatgggatcacaaAAGCGACTATTCCAACGGAGATGGATAGCAGCTATTAGAAGGActcataagagatgatcaaccaaaacaaacaactagcggaatgtaaAGCAGAGGCTTTTGGACCCATCAGTAACCgtctaaggttcccgccaagaaAGGAGGCGAGAAATATCGACTTCAGCGAGAACAGTgggggcaaaagcctagatactgtgacgacggcaggcgctgaccgctccagtgcaacatgtgaggtgaccgatggcccgggactaatcgaggccatggatcggaATAGGGATTTCCGAAAATTCCGATAGCTGCTGAGCAAGtcgatgtcatcatcgagtttgttaagagcaaaagcaatatcagcaaagacttgaaaacaagtcttcTGAAATTGCGataatcagtcctagctgcatagcaggactacgagaaagccaaggcacAACTTGGCAAGAGAGACACTAAGTCGTGTCAGACAGAAGttttttccttcacaggcaacgcgaatatatctgatgatattattcgatacgcgatgcaaAAGAGAGGACATTCCGAGGATAAATACGTGACGAAAAGACATagggttgctaagggaaaagtaaCATATGCGGTCGTCCTCCAGAGCgaaaaagctggcacgagccaagaaccgcgatcaagaggacatggcaacggTGGAAAGGCCAACACCAAGACTAAGGCTAAGAAAGTCAAGAAAAAGACTCATGGGATAGcgcgaaccaggcagtgcattcACAGGAACCACAtccgcaaggcaacagcaacccgtggatacgagtcggAATAAAGAAAGAAAGGCGAGAACCGAAAACGGAGCAAAAGGAGAatgctaaaccgaaaacagtgAAACGTCGGAATTTAGGCGAGGctctcgttatcaaaacggaggaagcgaaaAGGTTCTGAAGCCGATGCGAAGCACGGATAAGTTATCGCAATTGAGCGCAGATGTGCGGAACATAAGGCGGAccaggattggtgaaatgatccaagtcttaaagaaggacgccaagcaaaagggtgcagtctataagcaactggcacaagaagtacttggcgacgaggttgatgtaagatcccttactgctgaagcgactctccagtgtaaatctggatgaggtcaccgatgcagcggaggtctcagctgccctcaaagagcagtgtgacatcgacataTCCAGttaggccatccaccttagaaaagGCCCGCAAGGCACCCAGGTGGCGACGATCAGGCTGCCGATCgtagaggccaacaaagcgaagaacttggacATATTCAAGATAGGTTGGTCGGTtcgccggctgagcatacaacagcctcctgaagtttgcttcaagtgtttcgggatgggccataagtcgtggaattccactgtcccgacagaagtaagatgtgcagaaaatgcggtaCCGAAGGCCCTAAGGCAAGAGATTGTAGGCAGGTACAATAtatgtcgacagagcagacaacggacaattaacgggcggacccaaatgtctgGGCAccagcggagtatcaaagcagccaaaacggaagtaacacagtgaacagttacgcgcccccaaggtggtcgaatgttgaattttcccacatggtcgacaggataatagccgaactagctaatcggcagccagtggCGATAGCTGGTGACTTTGATGCATGGGCAGTAGAGTGCGGTAGCCACTGCACCAACCAACAAGACcaactattgttggaatccctggccgcattaaatgtagagttgGCAAACgcgggtacagtgagtaccttccgcagaaatggtgcagaatcgattatcgacgtgacgttttgtagtccaaaccttttaggtaccatgaactggcccATTGATGATGGTTATACTCATAAAACCAGGCGGGCGGAAGggagcgcgatgtaactcgacgcAAGCTCGaggttggaaaacagcgcgcttcgacgccgaagtattcactgaagccctgaggcgcgaacggaacactcttgACCTAAACGAaaaatgcaacgcgcacgcacagaacaACAAGGtgaagaacgcggtgcagcattcagagaagcaaagttggctctcaaaaaggaaatcaagtgtcgaaaacgggcatgctttgatggTCTATGCCAGAGTGCCAATTCCAGTCCGTGCGGTGACACCTACAGAGTGGAGTGAGCCTACAGATGTACTCTTTCCGCATCATCCCACAAGCCCATgccccccagcgccgtatgcgggaGATGAAGGACATGTTCACaatcacgatgcaacgctgcattgatcaaggaatcttcccggatgtatggaagcgacagtaattggtgctactaccaaaggcggggaaaccaccaggtgacccgtcggcgtatagaccgatctgtctactagatactaCGGGCAAATTGTTGGAGAGTTTGATCCTcgacaggctagtaccgtatacggaaggtgcggacggcctatccaacaaccagtttggattcagaaaaggtaaatctactctggacgctacccagtcggtcgttcagctGAGATAGCAATCGAGTTGTCATTCTGGATGcaaagaatgcgttcaacagcgcaagctgggaagcaatagcccacgcacttcaccgcctcaaggtaccggtgcagttgtgtaagcttctagaaagctattttgatggtaggattctactgtatggcAGATGGTAAATTTCTACTGTatggcagaaaagcgttcgaattaccgcgagagtacctcaaggttcactcctgggcccgatgttatggaatgtgatgtacgatgacgtactgaggctgccccttccgacgggtgttaagattgttggctccATCGACgacatcaccctagtggtctatggcgaatcgatggaggaagtagagttgacagcagcgcactctatttccatagttgaggaatggatgaagtctaggaaactaggactggcccgtcacaagactgaggtggtggtggtcaacaaccgtaagtccgagcaacgggcgcttatctcggtaggtagacaccatagagtccaagcgatcccttaggcatcttggggtaatgatcgatgataAGCTCaccttcgctagccacgttggaTATGCCTGTCggatgaacatttgaaaagatgcTAGACTTGTACATCCGCCTGGAAGGTGAAACTTTAACTAAACGAAATGATCAGAGCCGTCTCGAACCGTTGATCAACTTTGAGGATGACATGGATACGCTATGTCATCAGAATACCAGGATGTTCCATTCCACCGAAATCTCATTAGCTATCATCTCGGTTTTGTCCTACATGGAAACCTTCAAACTTGTTCTAAATAGAAACTGCGTAAATGAAGCTCGTCCTACATTGTGTGATAGATGTAGCTGCGTTTGGGACAatgaatggttttttttttaaatacacccCTACGCTGCTACGAAAGCTGTAAGTCCTCAGCTATGAATTTTTACAGTTCAAGAAAACCCGTATGTCTTTAACcacttcaaaaaaatgatccCGACCGACACCGTTTCCTGACCAATTCCCAAATCGTCAAAGTTTCCCGCTTACAATAACACACACTTTCCCGAGCAAACGCACTCACCTTCAAAATCCGGTTCGGATTCCGGTGGTCATGGTCCATATCCATCCCGGACGAGGACGAGGCATTGGAGTGAGGTCGTTTGGTTGTCAGTAGATTTCGCAATCGCTCTGAGTCGTGTGAGGCCATCTGTTGCTggtgctgttgttgttgctgctgttgctgaagttgttgctgctgttgttggATTTGTTCCTGGACCTTGTCCTTGTCGTCGAACTGACACTGGAAGCCCCCGAACAGACCCGCGTTGTTGTTGGTCATACTGctgttgttattgttgttgttAACCTGTTGGTTGTTCGAGGGAGAAGGTTGCCCTCCGGCACTGCTGGGTTGATACGTCAGCGGCGAGGGGCACAGTGAAGCCGCAGCCGGGCTGTACGCCGTTACCGATGGAGGCCGCGGAGTACTGACCGGCGTAACGCTAGTTCGCGAGTCCGGTCTCGAGTCCCAGTTGACCCCGACGGACTCCATGTCGTATGTGGAATGTGGAAATTCGAACTCAAACTCCGAAGGGAAGAAGCTTGAACCGTCCGACGACTGTTGGCTTAGAAGGGACGAATGTAGGTTAGAACTCCTAGGTGAAACTACCGATCCCAGAGCACCCTGGAGACCACTTGGTCCTCCGGGCCCACCACTATTTCCGCTTCCGTTCAGTATGCTGGACATCAACGGTCCACCCATATTACTGACTCCTTGGGTGATCTGCTGCATTTGACGTGCCGTACTGCTGCCACTTCCGCTACTAGTACTAGGAATAGCCAGACTGGATGACGAAGACGAGGATGGATTGTTCAGGCCACTCTCCACCATAGCCACCTCGTTGTCGTTCAGTATCGTGTGAATGGCCATTATGAAGTCCGGCTCGTTCGGTTTGTTGTTGCGGAATAATCTCGTCTGGGCCTTGACATGCACGTACACGTCCGGTCCTCCCAGGCGCAACCGATACGACGACACCTGGGCCGCACCGTTCGCGTTCATCACATTCTGAAGGTGTTCGTTCAGCCGAGGCCGATCCTGGAAGTGGCAGAGATCGTGGATTGACCGTACAGTCTCTTTGGTAAGATAATCCGTGAATTGTTTCCTTAGCGTCGCTGCGTCGAAGTCTGTGAGATAAATTGGACTCGCTATAAGGATCTTAATAATGAAAGATGTTGAGACTTACCTATGACGGCACCAGTCATGTCCAGCTTGAGCGTCAGCTGCTCGTCCAGCGTCTGTGGCATAGTGTGGCTCTCGATAGCGGGGCCCTGATGATGTTCGTCCTCTGGGAGTGTGATTAGACAAAGCACTGATGACGACTCGGCGTCCGTATCATCCTTAACGGGAGCGGAGATGATGAGCAGGTCCTTGTACTTCTCCTGGCGTTGCTGCTTCTGTTCGATGGTATCGTTGGCGCTCTCAGGGGTTTTCAGAAGCCAGCGAATCTTCGTACGGATCGTTCGCTTTGGTGGTTGTAGAAACTGTAAGTGAAGAGGCAAAGTTAGTCCCAGGTCAAGCAATACCGCGGAGATCCTTACCTCATTTTGATCCCAGTTTAGCTCAAACGAATTCTTATTTAAAATAGGACTCAACTTTGAATGATCACCAGTATGCAGGTACGAATAGATGGACTGGCCGTGCAGCTCGGTGCGAGTGTAGTGCAGCACGTCCAGCACGTTGTCGGTGGCACACTCGATGACGCCCTCGGAGTTGATCTCGAGCAGGACCCAGCCGACGTTGGAGATGTAGTACTTGACCGCCTCGAAATAGGCCGACTTTTCCGGCGAGTGTCCGTTGACGGACGGTTCCGGCAGTGGGGGCTCGGTTGAGGATACCTCGCCCTGTTGAACCGGGTGCAGCTTGCAGGAGTCGCTGCAATCGGGTGAGCACTTGGAGCAGCGGTTTGATCCGGTCAAATCTCGGTTTCCCTGCTCCAATAAGCGACGAAACTGTAAACAAACCACAAGGAAAGCGCCATTAGTGACTATGCTATATACTCGCAGGTGCCGACTGAGAAGCGGCTGCTAAGTGCTTTATCAACATCTCACACTTATGTGTGCACTTTTCGGAGTTTATTCTTGGccgcaaaaaaacaaaaattacataaTCCTCTAATTTACGCGAATTGTCGAGTACGGTCGAAGCCGCGTGATTACTAATGGATGAGAACTCTCGGCCCAAAGAAGCATTATCAAAGCCGCGGCCCTTGTGCTCAACTCGTTTCTGGACCGCACTTGAGAAAGCCGGTGCATCCTCGAACATCCCCTCTAACGAGGCATCCAGTTACGTTCGGAAGAAGGGAAACGATGGGATTGTGAATGGGGGTGATAAGGCTTTGCGAACGAGTATTGCAGCAACAGGTGAAGTAGGGTTCGGGAAAGAGAGGTTGGCCACAAAGCATGATATTCCGTATTATTTATAATCCGTTGGCGTCTTCGTCAGGCGCTCTTAGTATTACATCAGTGTGTGGTAGGTGCTACTATTATGGAGGGAAGGCACGATGGTTTGCAGAAGAGATGGGATGGAGCTGATTGAAATTGTGTTTACGAATCGAAGACGTGATAGAATCGCGTGGATCGCATAAAAGCGGAATCGTGTTTTCGTGCTCGTACTCACTGTCAACAAAAAGCTATTTCGGAGGCTTAACATTTCGGGCGATATGGAAAAAGTGttattttattattgaataaTGCGCTGAAATGTGGTAgcgaaaattttgtttgcaatCCATATAATAGTTCGGATTAATTTCAATATCATTCATTTAACTTTAACAGATAATTTacttcaacagattttttcGCATGGCCAAGTTATTAGTTTGGAGAGAAAATCGATGcaaagaaatcgatcattgcagtaacgcccttatgatactgaacgcgagaactATGATTTATGAAACACTAAAGTGATCCAatctaccaagcatgcaaaaaaggacttgaactttcatttaa includes:
- the LOC5574500 gene encoding nuclear receptor coactivator 2 isoform X6, which produces MSIAAAENAGLGPCELPLPDHWLVHTQLSQSSSQQYSTPSPAIGGPSLGLGGLPPALPQQQSSSHSTSPLQQTPSASQQQQLQPKIMNAVVPAVSVPAANKKIRRKPDTKPQSQINKCNNEKRRRELENEYIEQLGEFLQINKRDMTACKPDKAAILSEVVKTFRRLLEQGNRDLTGSNRCSKCSPDCSDSCKLHPVQQGEVSSTEPPLPEPSVNGHSPEKSAYFEAVKYYISNVGWVLLEINSEGVIECATDNVLDVLHYTRTELHGQSIYSYLHTGDHSKLSPILNKNSFELNWDQNEFLQPPKRTIRTKIRWLLKTPESANDTIEQKQQRQEKYKDLLIISAPVKDDTDAESSSVLCLITLPEDEHHQGPAIESHTMPQTLDEQLTLKLDMTGAVIDFDAATLRKQFTDYLTKETVRSIHDLCHFQDRPRLNEHLQNVMNANGAAQVSSYRLRLGGPDVYVHVKAQTRLFRNNKPNEPDFIMAIHTILNDNEVAMVESGLNNPSSSSSSSLAIPSTSSGSGSSTARQMQQITQGVSNMGGPLMSSILNGSGNSGGPGGPSGLQGALGSVVSPRSSNLHSSLLSQQSSDGSSFFPSEFEFEFPHSTYDMESVGVNWDSRPDSRTSVTPVSTPRPPSVTAYSPAAASLCPSPLTYQPSSAGGQPSPSNNQQVNNNNNNSSMTNNNAGLFGGFQCQFDDKDKVQEQIQQQQQQLQQQQQQQQHQQQMASHDSERLRNLLTTKRPHSNASSSSGMDMDHDHRNPNRILKLLNDKSDDDDADARNRPSELLRQLQKVKDEPKPHQAPLKDEELLQMLQVQRNDRKRSSTEPDEGAAAKRSDDKPSKLREKNKMLASLLANPAKAPTQMLAGHSSLRIIPDIPTSNISRQMGSVTSSTAPNQTLNNNNLTTSNNNLKHVQHLRMQQQQQMRKSAMPSPSQQPPTSSDIYLSHQQQQQALLQQQLIAAQQRQQNYAAAIQDSGIGSVGSGPFATPSTATSTTSHATPEWDPELNEILNHVIDIAPDVSFADSELTSFLGSMDPSTSTAPSQASQQDIQEKLAINAIQKSLMREIENVTSPMQYSGSPPAYPMHGMGSVGSPAGQMSQQTPGTPTTPNPNFTPPPVYQPRLRMSGPGGPGVGQLGNGAPSPSAIAMQKLSHQQQQRERMQEQQRQRLLQQQKQQQMVVPVNATANADLNLGLTPGMQNIESLLNNTVAPNVSLTRANSVVPDSQLSPGFSPSQLMQQQLSPNQRTQLSPQQTGFQGNPFNNNPGHRMSPQQQQQLVAAAGFQQGNPGNQQLSPRQPPFNTSQQLPQANAAALQQQQQQQWQQNARLSIQQQNPMLNAQLSTVPGFNPAAAANRQFVAPQRQRSLNSPGTPRQGSFGSTVDGSGFPGPPSPSQPNAGAGPNFGNPVFANQQMRLQRQGSVPPQATQHLPGSPRPSYGGHGPGPDTSGYGMMFNNATMQQQHSAGSPGDYFNRSQAGGNNGGGLGTSEHVRQELRAVVSGRAQNAASGGVGGAGGLRTPQSPIGMSPMGGVGVGGSGAGAGTGPGGGGSGAGSGGGVMTGMGGANNVGSTNSAGMGPGSNGSVLSPGMGGITGNLVGSGGGVGGSGTGSVGGGGGGGVNSSGNGDGMQTSQLPGTSSLLNTPGDIDPSMLFNFHLAPKEFFGGNTSR